From one Paenibacillus sp. FSL K6-1330 genomic stretch:
- a CDS encoding aspartate/glutamate racemase family protein yields MKTIGLIGGMSWESSIEYYRMINEQVRSRLGGLHSAKCLMYSVNFAEIERYQSEGNWKKAGETLGEAALSLEKGGADFVLICSNTMHVVLEDIEEKISIPVLHIADATAIQIREHGIRTVGLLGTKYTMEQHFYKQRLESNHIKVLIPNKQDREIVNKVIYEELCLGNIQSDSKAYYKEVIERLIQDGAEGIILGCTEIGLLIKPDDSQVPLFDTTFIHAIEAVHKSLQADS; encoded by the coding sequence ATGAAGACGATTGGACTTATCGGAGGAATGAGCTGGGAATCCTCCATTGAATACTACAGAATGATAAATGAGCAGGTGAGAAGCCGCCTGGGTGGCCTCCACTCGGCCAAATGCCTGATGTACAGCGTGAACTTTGCAGAGATTGAACGCTATCAATCCGAGGGAAATTGGAAAAAAGCCGGTGAAACATTGGGTGAGGCTGCACTTTCTTTAGAAAAAGGCGGTGCCGATTTTGTATTGATATGTTCCAATACGATGCACGTGGTACTAGAGGATATAGAAGAAAAAATAAGCATCCCTGTGCTGCACATTGCCGATGCCACGGCTATTCAAATCCGTGAACATGGGATTCGTACAGTAGGTTTGCTTGGAACCAAATATACCATGGAGCAGCATTTTTACAAGCAAAGATTAGAATCTAATCATATCAAAGTGCTCATCCCCAATAAACAAGATCGAGAGATCGTAAATAAAGTGATATATGAGGAATTATGTCTTGGCAACATCCAATCGGATTCAAAAGCTTATTATAAAGAAGTCATTGAACGGCTAATTCAAGATGGAGCTGAAGGAATTATTCTAGGCTGTACGGAGATCGGATTATTAATAAAACCCGATGATTCCCAAGTTCCTCTGTTTGATACAACCTTCATACATGCCATTGAAGCTGTTCATAAATCGCTCCAAGCTGACTCTTAA
- the metE gene encoding 5-methyltetrahydropteroyltriglutamate--homocysteine S-methyltransferase, which produces MAKSSVLGYPRIGADREWKKALEAFWAGKLDESEFHRQLQEIRLNHLRKQQESGIDLIAVNDFSYYDHVLDTATMFGIVPKRFSYEGGVVPLSVYYGIARGTKDATASEMTKWFNTNYHYIVPELDGASPVLTENRPLAAYREAKEKLGIEGKPVIVGPLTFLKLSKGYQPTETDDWLEKLLPLYVQILQELAQEGVQWVQIDEPILVTKLSDADLKRLTSIYETFAGSAPGLNIMLQTYFESVENYQDIIQLPVSGIGLDLVHGYQGNVQAIKQSGFPANKVLGAGMIDGRGIWKASLREKLSQLEELTKYVATERLIVQSSCSLLHVPVTVSSETKLQPELKGALAFADEKLNELVLLTKAISTGTARIAKELEECDAALQALKQSEERNRHDIQQAVAEISVQNPVRSLPFAERHTAQQNKWQLPIFPTTTIGSFPQSAEVRKARQAWRKGEWNHEQYERFIQEQIDIWIKLQEEIGLDVLVHGEFERTDMVEFFGEKLGGFAFTQYGWVQSYGSRCVKPPVIFGDVAFEKPMTVEETKYAQSKTNRPVKGMLTGPITIMNWSFVREDISREQIAYQLAYALRQEVEALEQAGIGMIQVDEPAVREGLPLKEEDQAEYLAWAVKAFRMTTCTVQPTTQIHTHMCYCEFHDMIDSIEAMDADVISIETSRSHGELIHSFEVNTYRLGIGLGVYDIHSPRVPRVEEMTSMIERALRVLDPKLFWINPDCGLKTRGKEETVASLRNMVQATEIARSSYSLNV; this is translated from the coding sequence ATGGCAAAAAGCAGTGTACTGGGATATCCGCGTATTGGCGCTGATCGGGAATGGAAAAAAGCCCTGGAAGCATTCTGGGCAGGCAAGCTTGATGAATCGGAGTTTCACCGGCAGCTGCAGGAGATTCGGTTGAATCATTTACGGAAGCAGCAGGAGAGCGGGATCGATCTTATTGCGGTGAATGATTTTAGTTATTACGATCATGTTCTGGATACGGCAACGATGTTTGGTATCGTACCGAAGCGCTTCTCTTATGAGGGCGGTGTTGTGCCATTGTCTGTATATTATGGTATTGCACGCGGAACGAAGGATGCTACAGCAAGTGAAATGACCAAGTGGTTTAACACCAATTATCATTATATCGTGCCTGAATTGGATGGGGCTTCACCAGTTCTTACGGAGAACAGACCGCTGGCAGCCTATCGGGAGGCTAAGGAGAAGCTCGGCATTGAAGGCAAGCCGGTTATTGTTGGTCCGCTAACCTTCTTGAAATTGTCCAAAGGGTACCAGCCGACGGAGACGGATGACTGGCTGGAAAAATTGCTGCCGCTCTACGTACAGATTCTCCAGGAGCTTGCCCAAGAAGGCGTTCAATGGGTCCAGATTGATGAGCCGATCCTCGTAACGAAATTAAGCGATGCCGATCTTAAGCGGTTAACCAGCATTTATGAAACGTTTGCGGGTTCGGCACCCGGCCTAAACATCATGCTGCAAACCTATTTCGAATCGGTGGAAAACTACCAGGATATCATCCAGCTTCCGGTTAGCGGCATCGGACTTGACCTGGTCCACGGATACCAAGGCAATGTGCAAGCCATTAAACAATCAGGGTTTCCTGCGAATAAAGTGCTTGGCGCCGGCATGATTGACGGACGCGGCATTTGGAAGGCATCGCTTCGCGAGAAGCTGTCGCAATTGGAAGAGCTGACGAAATATGTAGCCACTGAACGGTTGATCGTTCAATCTTCGTGCAGCTTGCTGCATGTTCCGGTGACAGTGAGCAGCGAAACGAAACTGCAGCCTGAACTAAAAGGGGCGCTCGCCTTTGCAGATGAGAAGCTGAATGAGCTGGTTCTTTTGACGAAAGCAATCTCCACAGGCACAGCCCGGATTGCCAAGGAACTGGAAGAATGCGATGCTGCCCTTCAGGCGCTTAAACAATCCGAAGAGCGCAATCGACATGACATTCAGCAGGCAGTTGCCGAGATTAGTGTGCAGAATCCAGTTCGCAGTCTGCCGTTCGCGGAGCGTCATACCGCTCAACAGAATAAGTGGCAGCTGCCGATTTTTCCGACTACGACGATCGGCAGCTTCCCTCAGTCAGCCGAGGTGCGCAAGGCACGCCAGGCGTGGCGCAAGGGAGAATGGAATCATGAGCAGTATGAGCGCTTCATTCAGGAGCAAATCGATATTTGGATCAAGCTGCAGGAAGAGATCGGCCTGGATGTGCTTGTGCATGGAGAGTTCGAAAGAACGGATATGGTTGAATTTTTCGGTGAGAAGCTTGGTGGCTTTGCCTTCACTCAATATGGATGGGTTCAGTCCTACGGCTCACGCTGCGTGAAACCGCCTGTAATATTCGGGGATGTCGCATTCGAGAAACCGATGACGGTGGAGGAAACGAAATATGCACAGTCGAAGACTAACCGCCCCGTGAAAGGGATGCTAACTGGCCCGATCACAATCATGAACTGGTCGTTCGTCCGCGAAGACATCTCTCGGGAACAGATTGCCTATCAATTGGCTTATGCCCTAAGACAAGAAGTAGAGGCGCTGGAGCAGGCGGGCATCGGGATGATTCAGGTGGATGAGCCTGCGGTGCGCGAAGGGCTGCCGCTCAAGGAGGAAGATCAAGCGGAGTATCTCGCTTGGGCTGTTAAAGCCTTCCGTATGACCACATGCACGGTACAGCCGACCACGCAAATTCATACGCATATGTGTTATTGCGAGTTCCATGACATGATCGATTCGATTGAGGCGATGGATGCCGATGTCATCTCGATTGAAACTTCGCGCAGTCATGGCGAGCTGATTCACAGCTTCGAAGTCAATACCTACAGATTAGGGATTGGCCTTGGCGTGTATGACATCCACAGTCCGCGGGTACCTCGAGTGGAAGAGATGACAAGCATGATCGAGCGTGCACTGCGGGTCCTGGATCCGAAGCTGTTCTGGATCAACCCGGACTGCGGTCTCAAAACACGCGGTAAGGAAGAAACAGTAGCATCCCTCCGTAACATGGTTCAAGCTACGGAGATCGCCCGCTCGTCCTATTCGCTGAACGTGTAA
- a CDS encoding N-acetylmuramoyl-L-alanine amidase yields MIYHKKRKKFTRVFFILFIAILFIVGFKLAWHVGSSTVELVPASSARLAETYRTLPAVPNPNKTYRIVIDPGHGGKDPGATGVSGAYEKAFNLSLAGRVVDLLEEDPLFEPLLTRSDDQFVELDERAAKANDWNADVMISIHGNTYTDPMTSGTETMYRHEDSIPLAQTLQEHLVKGIGLRDRGIKEEQLKVLSTPTMPAVLIEVGYLTNAEDERFLLSNEGQDLAAQAIVDGLKDYFAESQELSLGHQANGESVERSPGTPQSGNQSMEKKVYFNGSAQDGKQVALTFDDGPDAMVTPKILDILKENDIKATFFILGNRAEAHPETVRRIKEEGHAIGNHSWSHPNFTELSMEEALNQVKNTQDELNDIIGYRPSLFRPPYGALDEDKEEAIQNMDLAIVNWSVDTMDWSGLPAQEIMGIIHKQLKPGGIILQHTANGKKHLANTLEALELLIPDLKDQGYSFVTVPELLHLPESQS; encoded by the coding sequence ATGATCTATCACAAAAAACGCAAGAAGTTTACCAGAGTCTTCTTTATTCTATTCATTGCAATCCTATTTATTGTCGGCTTCAAATTGGCATGGCACGTCGGTTCATCAACGGTGGAGTTGGTGCCGGCATCATCTGCTAGACTTGCAGAGACCTATAGGACGCTTCCTGCTGTGCCTAATCCAAATAAAACGTATCGGATCGTAATCGATCCCGGTCATGGGGGAAAAGATCCGGGAGCTACCGGAGTAAGCGGTGCATATGAGAAAGCGTTCAATCTATCTCTTGCCGGGCGGGTTGTTGACCTCCTGGAGGAGGACCCTTTGTTTGAACCTCTCTTGACACGTTCGGATGATCAATTCGTTGAATTGGATGAACGGGCAGCCAAGGCGAATGATTGGAATGCGGATGTGATGATTTCCATTCATGGCAATACCTATACGGACCCCATGACATCGGGTACGGAGACCATGTACCGACACGAGGACAGCATCCCCTTGGCCCAAACCCTTCAGGAGCATTTGGTGAAGGGAATTGGCCTTCGTGATCGCGGGATCAAGGAAGAACAGTTAAAAGTGCTATCTACGCCCACGATGCCGGCAGTGCTTATCGAAGTTGGATATCTCACCAATGCGGAGGATGAGCGTTTCCTGCTGAGCAATGAAGGCCAAGATCTTGCCGCACAAGCTATTGTTGATGGGCTCAAGGACTATTTTGCGGAATCGCAGGAACTCTCGCTTGGACACCAAGCAAACGGTGAATCAGTTGAAAGATCACCTGGCACTCCGCAAAGCGGGAATCAGTCTATGGAGAAAAAGGTGTATTTTAATGGATCAGCCCAGGACGGTAAACAGGTCGCACTTACATTCGATGATGGACCGGATGCCATGGTTACGCCCAAAATCCTTGATATCCTGAAGGAAAACGATATTAAAGCCACCTTTTTCATTCTGGGAAACCGGGCTGAAGCCCATCCTGAGACTGTGCGGAGGATTAAAGAGGAAGGTCATGCCATAGGAAATCATTCCTGGTCACACCCCAACTTTACAGAATTATCGATGGAGGAAGCGCTGAATCAGGTGAAGAATACGCAGGATGAACTGAACGACATTATCGGCTATCGTCCATCCTTGTTTCGGCCGCCTTATGGCGCTTTGGATGAGGACAAAGAGGAGGCCATCCAGAATATGGATTTAGCGATCGTGAACTGGTCCGTGGACACGATGGATTGGTCAGGTCTGCCCGCACAGGAGATCATGGGAATCATCCACAAGCAGTTGAAGCCTGGAGGCATCATTCTTCAGCATACCGCAAACGGCAAGAAACATCTTGCCAACACGCTGGAGGCACTGGAGCTGTTAATACCGGATTTGAAAGATCAAGGCTACTCATTCGTCACGGTCCCGGAACTGCTGCATTTGCCTGAATCGCAGTCTTAG
- a CDS encoding response regulator transcription factor: protein MKKTKILIIEDEGPIADLLAYGLNMEGFETCIAASGAAGLRELESFHPDLLLLDWMLPDQSGLDICKKVTANYNLPIFMITAKSDITDKVLGLEFGADDYITKPFDLREVVARIRTILRRLDQANHGDREVAQEAVIRVKGIEIVTEERLVKKDGRLVDLTPKEFDLLMTLYGHRGKIYTRSELLDLVWGYDFIGDTRTVDTHIQRLRKKLDASDLITTVFGIGYKFEKQAE, encoded by the coding sequence ATGAAAAAAACAAAAATTCTCATAATCGAAGATGAGGGGCCGATTGCCGACTTGCTTGCCTATGGTCTCAACATGGAGGGTTTCGAAACCTGTATTGCGGCCAGCGGAGCTGCGGGCTTAAGGGAGCTTGAGTCATTTCATCCCGATCTGCTCCTTCTGGATTGGATGCTGCCCGATCAGAGCGGACTCGATATATGCAAAAAAGTAACCGCGAACTATAACCTTCCCATATTCATGATAACCGCTAAATCCGACATCACGGATAAAGTGCTCGGACTTGAATTTGGTGCCGATGACTATATCACAAAGCCGTTTGATTTACGGGAGGTTGTTGCCCGAATTCGTACGATTCTCCGGCGGCTGGACCAAGCGAATCACGGGGATAGGGAAGTGGCTCAGGAGGCCGTGATCCGTGTTAAAGGCATCGAGATCGTAACGGAGGAGCGACTGGTCAAGAAAGACGGAAGGCTGGTTGATCTAACACCGAAGGAATTTGACCTGCTCATGACCTTGTACGGTCACCGGGGGAAGATTTACACGCGTTCGGAACTGCTGGATTTGGTTTGGGGTTATGATTTTATTGGGGATACACGGACCGTGGATACGCATATTCAAAGGCTCCGTAAAAAGCTGGATGCCAGCGATTTGATCACAACTGTATTCGGCATCGGTTATAAATTCGAGAAGCAGGCGGAATAA
- a CDS encoding HAMP domain-containing sensor histidine kinase has protein sequence MIRTIRAKFIVGFFLIFCLSFLVLNQTVKEIIRTSNQKIVTSDLVGLKNNSNIYVRQAFLINHFTNNKLYFGQMAEEMVNDLNHATSSHVSAYTVDGKLLFSSDQREFSGQSDEDLRQAIKGKTAYTITYGRNSGTVLYSYPVIIDGVKVGILRFTKDFTLLYEQSGRIMDIIFYIALAIFGAAFLFSYMLSRHITIPLVKLTRASTEVKNGNLDVRIPFRRRDEIGELALNFNDMIDRIGSQISTIEGDRDRLQELNDQEKRFFDNVTHELKTPLTSILGYAEIIREKGDDDREFFDKGMNHIVEESRRLHNMVLRLLEVSRRASDDREFEKVDAGQILHDVSDSMSFRAKRYKKRIICQTDEHLYVNGQSDRLRQLFINLLDNAIKYSSPQSEISAKAELDSGLVRFIFDNPGEPIPPDQLEHLFQPFYSAGHKLMEEGSVGLGLSIAKSIVDDHGGTIRLVSRDGQIMVYVELPYFREERS, from the coding sequence ATGATCCGGACCATCAGAGCCAAGTTTATTGTTGGTTTTTTTCTGATCTTCTGCCTCTCGTTCCTCGTACTCAATCAGACCGTGAAGGAGATCATTCGGACAAGCAATCAAAAGATCGTAACGTCGGATCTGGTCGGACTCAAAAACAACAGCAATATATACGTAAGGCAAGCATTTCTTATCAACCATTTCACGAACAATAAGCTTTATTTCGGACAGATGGCCGAGGAAATGGTGAATGATTTGAATCATGCGACATCAAGCCATGTTAGTGCTTACACCGTAGATGGCAAGTTATTGTTCTCATCAGACCAGAGAGAGTTCTCCGGACAGTCGGACGAGGATCTCCGGCAAGCGATCAAGGGCAAAACGGCTTATACCATCACTTATGGCCGGAATAGCGGAACCGTTCTATATTCATACCCGGTTATCATCGATGGAGTGAAGGTGGGCATCTTGAGATTTACCAAAGATTTCACCCTGCTCTATGAACAAAGCGGGCGCATCATGGACATCATTTTCTACATCGCGCTCGCCATATTTGGAGCGGCATTCCTATTCTCCTATATGCTATCCCGGCATATCACCATTCCATTAGTGAAGCTGACCCGGGCTTCCACGGAAGTGAAGAACGGGAATCTCGATGTTCGCATCCCGTTCCGGCGAAGAGATGAAATTGGCGAGCTGGCTCTGAATTTCAATGACATGATTGACCGGATCGGAAGCCAGATTTCCACGATTGAGGGTGATCGGGATCGCCTTCAGGAGCTTAACGATCAGGAAAAACGTTTTTTCGACAATGTCACCCATGAGCTTAAGACGCCACTGACGTCCATTCTTGGTTATGCCGAGATTATTCGGGAGAAAGGGGATGACGACCGGGAATTCTTCGATAAGGGCATGAATCACATTGTTGAAGAGAGCCGGCGGCTGCATAACATGGTGCTAAGGCTGCTGGAAGTATCCCGCAGAGCTTCGGACGACCGTGAATTCGAAAAGGTGGATGCAGGTCAAATTTTGCACGACGTTAGCGATTCCATGTCCTTCCGTGCCAAGCGTTATAAGAAGCGCATCATCTGCCAGACGGATGAACATTTGTATGTAAACGGACAATCGGACAGGCTGCGCCAGCTGTTCATCAACCTGCTGGACAATGCGATCAAATACAGCTCTCCCCAATCGGAGATTTCTGCTAAGGCCGAACTGGACTCCGGACTCGTTCGCTTTATTTTCGACAATCCGGGTGAACCGATCCCACCTGACCAGCTTGAGCACCTGTTTCAGCCGTTCTATTCGGCGGGCCATAAGTTGATGGAAGAAGGCAGTGTCGGTCTGGGTCTCAGTATCGCCAAATCGATCGTCGACGACCATGGAGGGACCATCCGCCTAGTCAGCCGGGACGGGCAGATCATGGTTTACGTGGAACTACCTTACTTCAGGGAGGAGAGATCATGA
- a CDS encoding extracellular solute-binding protein: MAMKGATAAQDGNTKESVDSKGHVKLVFSTFYLSNYMQTAVKKYEKLHPNIEIELQATPSEGKDLDEVSANIEKFVTSSNTSILAGKGPDLIELDMLPADKYVSRHLLVNLSDMMEMDSSLQTKDYFTNILDNSKIDGGLYGMPLYFSLAGLIGDEDALGKSGVKIDDSSWTWSDFTDIARQLTEKGEYKNALISEPHYMLSEMVAENYRQLVTEGNGKANFDAVRFAGLMQQIKTMFDDGLLYDMVTDGGGRGSETARNAKAYFNEETISSLRGYLLNNFAEHTKLYAKPHPQDVGAGGYFKNFGMIGINASSPHKKEAWDFIKFLIEDEAQSYTDVYDQSPGFPINRIAYEKQLKQLKDEGTIHEADLPGVKVDNASLDQLDAYITGAVHSTEKQSKIDEIISNESKSFFSGQKSADIVAKQVQNKINLYLNE; this comes from the coding sequence ATGGCAATGAAAGGAGCGACAGCGGCGCAAGACGGAAATACGAAAGAAAGTGTGGATTCAAAAGGACATGTGAAGCTCGTGTTCTCGACTTTTTATCTGAGCAATTACATGCAGACGGCTGTGAAGAAGTATGAGAAACTGCATCCCAACATCGAGATTGAGCTGCAGGCTACACCTTCTGAGGGGAAGGATCTCGACGAGGTATCTGCAAATATTGAAAAATTCGTTACCTCCTCGAACACATCCATCTTGGCCGGCAAAGGTCCCGATCTGATTGAGCTTGATATGCTCCCGGCAGATAAATATGTAAGCCGTCATCTGCTTGTCAATCTAAGCGACATGATGGAGATGGATTCATCGCTTCAGACGAAAGATTATTTCACCAACATCTTGGACAACTCGAAGATTGACGGGGGACTTTACGGGATGCCGCTTTATTTCTCCCTTGCCGGTTTGATTGGCGATGAGGATGCCCTCGGAAAGAGCGGAGTCAAGATCGATGACAGCAGTTGGACATGGAGCGATTTTACGGATATTGCCAGGCAATTGACAGAGAAAGGCGAGTACAAGAATGCGCTCATTAGCGAACCGCATTATATGTTGAGCGAGATGGTCGCTGAAAACTACCGCCAGCTCGTCACAGAAGGAAACGGGAAAGCCAATTTCGATGCGGTGCGCTTTGCCGGGTTAATGCAGCAGATCAAAACGATGTTCGATGATGGCTTGCTTTACGACATGGTTACAGATGGCGGTGGCAGAGGCAGCGAAACTGCCAGGAATGCCAAAGCTTATTTCAACGAAGAAACCATCAGTTCCCTCCGAGGGTATCTGTTGAACAATTTCGCCGAGCATACCAAGCTGTATGCCAAACCGCATCCGCAAGATGTGGGGGCTGGAGGTTATTTTAAAAACTTCGGAATGATCGGGATTAACGCAAGCTCGCCTCATAAGAAAGAAGCCTGGGACTTTATCAAATTTCTCATAGAGGATGAGGCACAGTCTTATACCGATGTGTATGATCAAAGCCCTGGTTTTCCAATTAACAGAATTGCCTACGAAAAACAGCTGAAGCAGCTAAAAGACGAAGGAACGATTCATGAGGCTGATCTTCCCGGGGTCAAGGTTGACAATGCATCGCTCGACCAACTGGACGCCTATATTACGGGAGCCGTTCATTCCACCGAGAAACAGTCCAAAATTGATGAGATCATTTCCAATGAATCAAAGTCTTTCTTCAGCGGACAGAAATCAGCGGACATTGTCGCGAAACAAGTTCAGAACAAGATCAATCTATATCTCAACGAATGA
- a CDS encoding ABC transporter substrate-binding protein, producing MKKIGLGLLVSCFIAFSLTACGSGSPTGAASSAGTSGGNEASAGTNDGGSVQSTTQNDESASGGKKTIVFSMFFPDELFQEAKKNYEQLHPNIEIKLQTGYTDDSHMEADEEKFVKNTNTAMLAGKGPDLLQSGEYVNILPTDNYVKHHLLVDLGEWMDKDSTFRKEDYFGNILDNSRTGKGLYSMPLAFFLEGFAGDADAIAQTGIQINDKTWSWNDFINTANQLTAASKVYPSALVSGGPENLLADIALDNYSLFVDTESRKGNFESASFTALMNQVKSMYDNHIVTTDPRSKAYFRTIHINSPWDYLVSLREYGENMKYYMKPHAQETTAGGYFRPYKSISMNANSKVKEEAWDFIKFMMSGEIETPPTKAGFPINKKSFANQIKQLKEEGTVKAYEEGPLQGMAIKVDQAKLDQLESLVGGATHQVEIKSAKVNDIIVNESKAFFAGQKSADDVARLIQNKVTTYLNE from the coding sequence ATGAAGAAAATCGGGTTAGGATTATTGGTTAGCTGTTTTATAGCCTTCTCTTTAACCGCTTGCGGTAGTGGAAGCCCAACAGGGGCAGCATCATCAGCGGGAACCAGCGGCGGCAATGAAGCGTCCGCAGGTACAAACGACGGTGGTTCGGTGCAGAGCACAACTCAGAATGATGAATCAGCCTCCGGTGGCAAAAAGACCATCGTCTTTTCGATGTTTTTCCCAGATGAACTGTTTCAGGAAGCAAAGAAGAATTACGAACAGCTTCATCCGAATATCGAAATCAAGCTGCAGACGGGTTATACCGACGATTCGCACATGGAGGCGGATGAGGAGAAGTTCGTCAAGAATACGAATACGGCGATGCTGGCAGGCAAAGGCCCCGATCTGCTCCAATCGGGTGAATATGTGAATATTCTGCCCACTGATAACTACGTTAAACATCATCTGCTGGTTGATCTCGGTGAATGGATGGACAAGGATTCCACCTTCCGAAAGGAAGATTATTTCGGTAATATCCTGGACAATTCTCGAACCGGCAAAGGACTTTACAGCATGCCGCTCGCATTCTTTCTGGAAGGCTTTGCCGGAGATGCAGATGCCATCGCGCAAACCGGGATTCAGATTAACGACAAAACCTGGTCCTGGAACGATTTTATAAATACCGCAAATCAGCTGACGGCGGCTTCCAAGGTATACCCATCAGCGCTGGTATCTGGTGGACCCGAAAACCTGTTGGCAGACATTGCACTTGACAATTATTCCTTATTTGTGGATACGGAGAGCCGCAAGGGCAATTTCGAATCGGCCTCCTTTACCGCTCTGATGAACCAGGTGAAGTCCATGTACGACAATCATATTGTGACCACGGATCCTCGGAGCAAGGCTTATTTCAGAACCATCCATATCAACTCTCCTTGGGACTATCTCGTATCTCTAAGGGAATACGGCGAGAATATGAAGTATTACATGAAGCCTCATGCCCAGGAAACGACAGCCGGCGGTTATTTCCGGCCTTACAAGAGCATCTCCATGAATGCGAACTCCAAAGTGAAGGAGGAAGCGTGGGATTTCATAAAATTCATGATGTCCGGAGAAATCGAAACGCCTCCCACGAAGGCAGGATTTCCGATCAACAAGAAATCATTTGCCAATCAGATCAAGCAATTGAAGGAAGAAGGAACGGTTAAAGCCTATGAGGAAGGCCCGCTGCAAGGAATGGCGATCAAAGTCGATCAGGCCAAGCTGGACCAACTGGAGAGTTTGGTGGGTGGAGCCACTCATCAGGTCGAGATCAAGTCCGCCAAAGTGAATGACATCATCGTAAATGAGTCCAAAGCCTTCTTTGCCGGACAGAAATCCGCAGATGATGTCGCCAGGCTCATCCAGAATAAAGTAACGACCTATCTGAATGAATAG
- a CDS encoding sugar ABC transporter permease, translating to MNRRSLRRWMRKDGMKALWFLAPSLIGFACFYIIPFIMGIYESFTDGSLEGTLVGFDNYNEVLSSGSFHKASVNMLIFTGIGVPLVIALSLILALLLNRPLFMRNWLRTSFIMPLVVPVASVVMIWQILFDWNGTLNAWLHHFHKERIDWMQSDWSMSVVILMYLWKNIGYNMILFLAGLQSIPKDYYETARVEGAGRIRQLFHITLIYLTPTTFFVVLISIINSFKVFRETYLLAGDYPYDRIYMMQHYMNNMFSSLDIQKLTAAATLMVGFIVILVTGLLSVERRFRDNLE from the coding sequence ATGAATAGAAGAAGTTTAAGGAGATGGATGCGCAAAGACGGGATGAAGGCTTTATGGTTCTTGGCTCCCAGCCTGATCGGCTTTGCCTGCTTTTATATCATCCCGTTCATAATGGGCATTTACGAATCGTTCACGGACGGTTCATTGGAGGGCACATTAGTTGGCTTCGATAACTACAATGAAGTGCTAAGCAGCGGCTCCTTCCACAAGGCATCGGTAAATATGCTGATTTTTACCGGCATTGGCGTTCCGCTGGTCATCGCGTTGTCGCTCATTCTGGCATTACTGCTGAATCGGCCCTTGTTTATGCGCAATTGGCTTCGAACCTCCTTTATTATGCCGCTTGTCGTACCCGTCGCATCCGTTGTGATGATCTGGCAGATCCTCTTCGATTGGAACGGAACCTTAAATGCATGGCTGCACCATTTCCATAAAGAGAGGATCGACTGGATGCAATCGGATTGGTCGATGAGCGTGGTCATCCTCATGTATTTGTGGAAAAACATCGGCTACAACATGATTTTATTTCTGGCCGGACTTCAATCCATTCCGAAGGATTATTACGAGACGGCACGTGTTGAGGGCGCGGGGCGGATCCGTCAGTTGTTTCACATTACGCTAATCTATTTGACGCCTACAACATTCTTTGTCGTGCTGATCTCCATCATCAATTCTTTCAAGGTCTTTCGGGAGACGTATCTGCTTGCAGGCGATTATCCGTATGACCGGATCTATATGATGCAGCACTATATGAACAACATGTTCTCCTCGCTTGATATTCAGAAGCTGACGGCTGCAGCCACGCTGATGGTCGGCTTCATCGTCATTCTGGTGACGGGACTATTGAGCGTTGAGCGCCGATTTCGGGATAACTTGGAGTGA